One stretch of Emys orbicularis isolate rEmyOrb1 chromosome 5, rEmyOrb1.hap1, whole genome shotgun sequence DNA includes these proteins:
- the HGSNAT gene encoding heparan-alpha-glucosaminide N-acetyltransferase: MVFVNYGGGKYWFFKHQSWNGLTLADLVFPWFVFIMGTSISLSLNSMLRRGCSKWKVLGKALWRSFLLFLIGIVIVNPNYCLGPLSWGNLRIPGVLQRLGFTYLVVAVLELLFAKAVAENDTLETPYFALRDILLYWPQWVFILTLEATWLGLTFLLIVPGCPKGYLGPGGIGDFGKYPNCTGGAAGYIDHLLLGEKHIYQHPSSNVLYQTTVAYDPEGILGTINSICMAFFGLQAGKIFLFYKDQHKQIMSRFFIWSVVMGIISAILTKCSKDEGYIPANKNLWSISYVTTLSCFAYLLLLLIYYLVDVKKWWSGAPFFYPGMNSILVYVGHEVFENYFPFKWKMKDSQSHGEHLAQNLVATSIWVIISYLLYRKRIFWKI; this comes from the exons ATGGTATTTGTTAATTACGGAGGAGGAAAATACTGGTTCTTCAAACATCAGAGTTGGAATG GCTTAACACTGGCAGATCTTGTGTTTCCATG GTTTGTGTTTATCATGGGCACCTCAATTTCACTGTCACTGAACTCCATGCTGAGGCGAGGATGTTCGAAGTGGAAAGTGCTGGGGAAAGCTCTCTGGAGGAGTTTCTTGCTGTTTCTAATAGGCATCGTAATCGTCAATCCCAATTATTGCCTTGGACCTT TGTCCTGGGGTAATCTGCGGATTCCAGGTGTACTCCAGAGACTGGGATTTACCTACCTTGTGGTTGCCGTCTTAGAACTCCTGTTTGCTAAAGCTGTGGCTGAGAACGATACCTTG GAGACCCCGTATTTTGCCCTGCGGGATATCCTGCTCTATTGGCCACAGTGGGTTTTCATTCTGACACTGGAAGCGACTTGGCTGGGTTTGACCTTCCTGTTAATTGTACCTGGCTGCCCAAA GGGTTACCTTGGCCCCGGTGGCATTGGGGATTTTGGAAAATATCCCAATTGCACCGGAGGAGCAGCCGGTTATATTGATCACTTGCTCTTGGGAGAAAAGCATATTTACCAACACCCATCATCCAAT gtGCTCTACCAAACAACAGTGGCCTATGATCCTGAAGGCATCTTGGGAACAATAAATTCAATCTGCATGGCGTTTTTTGGACTTCAG GCAGGAAAAATATTCTTGTTTTACAAAGACCAGCACAAGCAGATAATGAGTAGGTTTTTTATATGGAGTGTAGTCATG GGGATTATTTCTGCTATCTTGACAAAATGCTCTAAAGATGAAGGGTATATTCCTGCAAATAAGAATCTGTG GTCAATCTCTTATGTGACAACATTGAGCTGCTTTGCCTATCTGCTTTTATTGCTGATCTACTACCTTGTGGATGTCAAGAAATGGTGGTCAGGTGCTCCATTTTTCTACCCAG GAATGAACTCGATCCTGGTCTATGTTGGGCATGAAGTATTTGAGAACTATTTCCCTTTTAAGTGGAAGATGAAGGACAGTCAGTCCCATGGGGAGCACTTGGCTCAGAACCTGGTTGCAACATCCATCTGGGTCATCATATCGTATTTACTGTACCGGAAAAGGATATTCTGGAAAATCTGA